A genomic window from Vitis riparia cultivar Riparia Gloire de Montpellier isolate 1030 chromosome 18, EGFV_Vit.rip_1.0, whole genome shotgun sequence includes:
- the LOC117905927 gene encoding transcription factor bHLH110 isoform X2, which produces MESANRHHQHQLQDQLVVSSPLLAANPSCYAPAPSNHGWTPNIILNTGSFNPNFNGILFNPRESRQKNDSILHPLNSSVVQDLGFHWASNAGSFTSQSAHDLHPKIKEELSESFPKFTEMINSSSSAVEDLHLPPTSYIKSKDLNDLSEKLLLKSFSSGCQINGLQLSAGEFYANAQSCNTGFGGVAIPSRGHFSQIFPTINISNLSQPSSTISSSLDMNLQALDLLTSARFSGTFSQPSHNNLGLFKDSLSFGLDHLQQSTNRPSNSSSKISPFTNGVAEVKRPSSFLEPKATQATPKKSRLESRASCPPIKVRKEKLGDRIAALQQLVAPFGKTDTASVLMEAIGYIKFLQNQTLSVPYMKSSRNKSSISMQGVRKGSADGEGSEEPRRDLRSRGLCLVPLSCMSYVTTDCGGGGVWPPPSFGGGT; this is translated from the exons atggAGTCTGCAAATCGGCATCACCAACATCAGCTCCAAGACCAGCTGGTTGTGTCTTCTCCTTTATTGGCTGCTAACCCATCTTGTTATGCACCTGCACCTTCCAACCATGGTTGGACCCCTAACATCATTTT GAATACCGGTAGCTTCAACCCAAATTTTAATGGGATTCTCTTCAACCCAAGGGAATCAAGGCAGAAAAATGACAGTATACTCCATCCACTGAACAGTTCCGTGGTTCAAGACTTAGGCTTTCACTGGGCTAGTAATGCAGGGAGTTTCACCAGTCAGTCAGCCCACGACCTGCATCCAAAGATTAAGGAAGAGCTCTCAGAATCTTTCCCCAAATTCACTGAAATGATAAACAGCTCCTCAAGTGCTGTTGAAGATCTCCATTTACCTCCCACAAGCTACATAAAAAGTAAAGACTTGAATGATCTGAGTGAGAAGCTTTTGCTCAAGTCCTTTTCTTCTGGTTGTCAAATAAATGGGCTTCAACTTTCAGCTGGAGAATTTTACGCCAATGCTCAAAGCTGTAACACTGGTTTTGGAGGTGTAGCCATACCTAGCAGAGGGCATTTCAGCCAGATTTTTCCtaccataaatatttcaaacttgAGTCAACCTTCTTCCACAATTTCTAGCTCCTTGGACATGAACTTGCAGGCTTTGGATCTATTAACTTCTGCAAGATTTAGTGGGACTTTTAGCCAGCCCTCGCACAATAATCTTGGCCTATTCAAAGATAGTCTTTCTTTTGGTCTTGATCACTTGCAGCAATCAACTAACAGGCCATCAAATAGCTCTAGTAAA atATCACCCTTCACCAATGGAGTTGCAGAAGTAAAGAGACCCAGCAGTTTTTTGGAGCCAAAAGCAACTCAAGCAACACCCAAGAAATCGCGGTTGGAGTCACGCGCTTCATGCCCGCCCATTAAG GTTAGAAAAGAGAAATTAGGAGATAGAATTGCAGCTCTCCAGCAGCTGGTGGCACCATTTGGCAAG ACTGACACGGCATCTGTACTAATGGAGGCTATTGGATATATCAAATTCCTTCAAAACCAG ACACTAAGCGTTCCTTACATGAAGTCATCACGCAACAAGAGCAGTATAAGTATGCAAGGGGTAAGAAAA GGTTCAGCGGACGGGGAGGGAAGCGAGGAGCCAAGGCGAGATCTCCGAAGCCGAGGGCTGTGTCTAGTGCCCTTGTCATGCATGTCCTACGTAACCACTGATTGCGGGGGTGGAGGCGTTTGGCCACCCCCAAGCTTCGGCGGAGGAACGTAA
- the LOC117905954 gene encoding bifunctional nuclease 2 — protein MGTLQGPVICPTVRAKQAGVYTLPVSLPLKKTKIFRSGFWGFRGNCGGRTKVGAVPHQLHTRKCKTLQCSFSSSSDGNGSMAENFNENDEDYVNSSVVEAVEVKSGADGFMIKMRDGRHLRCVHNNPQGGHMPDYAPHPAIVLKMEDGTGLLLPIIVLEMPSVLLMAAVRNVQIARPTLYQVMKEMIDKMGYAVKLVRVTKRVHEAYFAQLYLTKVGNEKESVSFDLRPSDAINIAVRCKVPIQVNKYLAYSDGMRVIESAKVSVQASSSDGLLFTELDRPSGQPCIETKEFDLVRNMLIAAVEERYRDAAQWRDKLTQFRSKRNWT, from the exons ATGGGAACTTTGCAAGGACCTGTAATTTGCCCCACTGTACGCGCAAAACAAGCAGGAGTTTACACCCTACCGGTCAGTCTTCCCTTAAAGAAGACGAAGATTTTTAGAAGTGGATTCTGGGGATTCAGGGGGAACTGTGGTGGTAGGACTAAGGTGGGTGCTGTTCCTCATCAACTTCATACGCGTAAGTGCAAGACACTGCAATGTAGTTTCAGTTCTTCCTCGGATGGTAATGGTAGCATGGCAGAGAATTTCAATGAGAATGATGAAGATTATGTCAACTCCAGTGTAGTTGAAGCTG TTGAGGTGAAGAGTGGTGCAGATGGTTTCATGATTAAAATGAGAGATGGCAGGCACTTAAGATGTGTCCATAACAACCCTCAAGGTGGGCATATGCCAGATTATGCTCCACACCCTGCTATTGTGTTAAAGATGGAAGATGGAACTGGGCTGCTTCTCCCAATAATTGTTT TGGAAATGCCAAGTGTCTTGCTCATGGCAGCAGTTCGCAATGTTCAAATT GCCAGGCCCACTCTCTATCAAGTAATGAAAGAGATGATTGACAAGATGGGCTATGCC GTGAAGCTTGTTCGAGTCACCAAGAGGGTACATGAGGCATATTTTGCTCAGTTATACCTCACAAAG GTAGGTAATGAAAAAGAGAGCGTCAGTTTTGACCTTCGACCTTCAGATGCCATTAACATTGCTGTTAGATGCAAG GTGCCAATACAAGTTAATAAGTATTTGGCATACAGCGATGGAATGAGAGTCATTGAATCTGCAAAGGTGTCGGTGCAGGCCTCTTCTTCAGATGGCTTATTATTCACAGAacttgatag GCCCAGTGGTCAGCCTTGTATTGAAACAAAGGAGTTTGATCTTGTGCGCAACATGCTGATTGCAGCAGTTGAGGAACGCTATAGAGATGCTG
- the LOC117905927 gene encoding transcription factor bHLH110 isoform X3, producing MESANRHHQHQLQDQLVVSSPLLAANPSCYAPAPSNHGWTPNIILNTGSFNPNFNGILFNPRESRQKNDSILHPLNSSVVQDLGFHWASNAGSFTSQSAHDLHPKIKEELSESFPKFTEMINSSSSAVEDLHLPPTSYIKSKDLNDLSEKLLLKSFSSGCQINGLQLSAGEFYANAQSCNTGFGGVAIPSRGHFSQIFPTINISNLSQPSSTISSSLDMNLQALDLLTSARFSGTFSQPSHNNLGLFKDSLSFGLDHLQQSTNRPSNSSSKISPFTNGVAEVKRPSSFLEPKATQATPKKSRLESRASCPPIKVRKEKLGDRIAALQQLVAPFGKTDTASVLMEAIGYIKFLQNQVETLSVPYMKSSRNKSSISMQGGSADGEGSEEPRRDLRSRGLCLVPLSCMSYVTTDCGGGGVWPPPSFGGGT from the exons atggAGTCTGCAAATCGGCATCACCAACATCAGCTCCAAGACCAGCTGGTTGTGTCTTCTCCTTTATTGGCTGCTAACCCATCTTGTTATGCACCTGCACCTTCCAACCATGGTTGGACCCCTAACATCATTTT GAATACCGGTAGCTTCAACCCAAATTTTAATGGGATTCTCTTCAACCCAAGGGAATCAAGGCAGAAAAATGACAGTATACTCCATCCACTGAACAGTTCCGTGGTTCAAGACTTAGGCTTTCACTGGGCTAGTAATGCAGGGAGTTTCACCAGTCAGTCAGCCCACGACCTGCATCCAAAGATTAAGGAAGAGCTCTCAGAATCTTTCCCCAAATTCACTGAAATGATAAACAGCTCCTCAAGTGCTGTTGAAGATCTCCATTTACCTCCCACAAGCTACATAAAAAGTAAAGACTTGAATGATCTGAGTGAGAAGCTTTTGCTCAAGTCCTTTTCTTCTGGTTGTCAAATAAATGGGCTTCAACTTTCAGCTGGAGAATTTTACGCCAATGCTCAAAGCTGTAACACTGGTTTTGGAGGTGTAGCCATACCTAGCAGAGGGCATTTCAGCCAGATTTTTCCtaccataaatatttcaaacttgAGTCAACCTTCTTCCACAATTTCTAGCTCCTTGGACATGAACTTGCAGGCTTTGGATCTATTAACTTCTGCAAGATTTAGTGGGACTTTTAGCCAGCCCTCGCACAATAATCTTGGCCTATTCAAAGATAGTCTTTCTTTTGGTCTTGATCACTTGCAGCAATCAACTAACAGGCCATCAAATAGCTCTAGTAAA atATCACCCTTCACCAATGGAGTTGCAGAAGTAAAGAGACCCAGCAGTTTTTTGGAGCCAAAAGCAACTCAAGCAACACCCAAGAAATCGCGGTTGGAGTCACGCGCTTCATGCCCGCCCATTAAG GTTAGAAAAGAGAAATTAGGAGATAGAATTGCAGCTCTCCAGCAGCTGGTGGCACCATTTGGCAAG ACTGACACGGCATCTGTACTAATGGAGGCTATTGGATATATCAAATTCCTTCAAAACCAGGTCGAG ACACTAAGCGTTCCTTACATGAAGTCATCACGCAACAAGAGCAGTATAAGTATGCAAGGG GGTTCAGCGGACGGGGAGGGAAGCGAGGAGCCAAGGCGAGATCTCCGAAGCCGAGGGCTGTGTCTAGTGCCCTTGTCATGCATGTCCTACGTAACCACTGATTGCGGGGGTGGAGGCGTTTGGCCACCCCCAAGCTTCGGCGGAGGAACGTAA
- the LOC117905927 gene encoding transcription factor bHLH110 isoform X1: MESANRHHQHQLQDQLVVSSPLLAANPSCYAPAPSNHGWTPNIILNTGSFNPNFNGILFNPRESRQKNDSILHPLNSSVVQDLGFHWASNAGSFTSQSAHDLHPKIKEELSESFPKFTEMINSSSSAVEDLHLPPTSYIKSKDLNDLSEKLLLKSFSSGCQINGLQLSAGEFYANAQSCNTGFGGVAIPSRGHFSQIFPTINISNLSQPSSTISSSLDMNLQALDLLTSARFSGTFSQPSHNNLGLFKDSLSFGLDHLQQSTNRPSNSSSKISPFTNGVAEVKRPSSFLEPKATQATPKKSRLESRASCPPIKVRKEKLGDRIAALQQLVAPFGKTDTASVLMEAIGYIKFLQNQVETLSVPYMKSSRNKSSISMQGVRKGSADGEGSEEPRRDLRSRGLCLVPLSCMSYVTTDCGGGGVWPPPSFGGGT, from the exons atggAGTCTGCAAATCGGCATCACCAACATCAGCTCCAAGACCAGCTGGTTGTGTCTTCTCCTTTATTGGCTGCTAACCCATCTTGTTATGCACCTGCACCTTCCAACCATGGTTGGACCCCTAACATCATTTT GAATACCGGTAGCTTCAACCCAAATTTTAATGGGATTCTCTTCAACCCAAGGGAATCAAGGCAGAAAAATGACAGTATACTCCATCCACTGAACAGTTCCGTGGTTCAAGACTTAGGCTTTCACTGGGCTAGTAATGCAGGGAGTTTCACCAGTCAGTCAGCCCACGACCTGCATCCAAAGATTAAGGAAGAGCTCTCAGAATCTTTCCCCAAATTCACTGAAATGATAAACAGCTCCTCAAGTGCTGTTGAAGATCTCCATTTACCTCCCACAAGCTACATAAAAAGTAAAGACTTGAATGATCTGAGTGAGAAGCTTTTGCTCAAGTCCTTTTCTTCTGGTTGTCAAATAAATGGGCTTCAACTTTCAGCTGGAGAATTTTACGCCAATGCTCAAAGCTGTAACACTGGTTTTGGAGGTGTAGCCATACCTAGCAGAGGGCATTTCAGCCAGATTTTTCCtaccataaatatttcaaacttgAGTCAACCTTCTTCCACAATTTCTAGCTCCTTGGACATGAACTTGCAGGCTTTGGATCTATTAACTTCTGCAAGATTTAGTGGGACTTTTAGCCAGCCCTCGCACAATAATCTTGGCCTATTCAAAGATAGTCTTTCTTTTGGTCTTGATCACTTGCAGCAATCAACTAACAGGCCATCAAATAGCTCTAGTAAA atATCACCCTTCACCAATGGAGTTGCAGAAGTAAAGAGACCCAGCAGTTTTTTGGAGCCAAAAGCAACTCAAGCAACACCCAAGAAATCGCGGTTGGAGTCACGCGCTTCATGCCCGCCCATTAAG GTTAGAAAAGAGAAATTAGGAGATAGAATTGCAGCTCTCCAGCAGCTGGTGGCACCATTTGGCAAG ACTGACACGGCATCTGTACTAATGGAGGCTATTGGATATATCAAATTCCTTCAAAACCAGGTCGAG ACACTAAGCGTTCCTTACATGAAGTCATCACGCAACAAGAGCAGTATAAGTATGCAAGGGGTAAGAAAA GGTTCAGCGGACGGGGAGGGAAGCGAGGAGCCAAGGCGAGATCTCCGAAGCCGAGGGCTGTGTCTAGTGCCCTTGTCATGCATGTCCTACGTAACCACTGATTGCGGGGGTGGAGGCGTTTGGCCACCCCCAAGCTTCGGCGGAGGAACGTAA
- the LOC117905927 gene encoding transcription factor bHLH110 isoform X4 yields the protein MESANRHHQHQLQDQLVVSSPLLAANPSCYAPAPSNHGWTPNIILNTGSFNPNFNGILFNPRESRQKNDSILHPLNSSVVQDLGFHWASNAGSFTSQSAHDLHPKIKEELSESFPKFTEMINSSSSAVEDLHLPPTSYIKSKDLNDLSEKLLLKSFSSGCQINGLQLSAGEFYANAQSCNTGFGGVAIPSRGHFSQIFPTINISNLSQPSSTISSSLDMNLQALDLLTSARFSGTFSQPSHNNLGLFKDSLSFGLDHLQQSTNRPSNSSSKISPFTNGVAEVKRPSSFLEPKATQATPKKSRLESRASCPPIKVRKEKLGDRIAALQQLVAPFGKTDTASVLMEAIGYIKFLQNQTLSVPYMKSSRNKSSISMQGGSADGEGSEEPRRDLRSRGLCLVPLSCMSYVTTDCGGGGVWPPPSFGGGT from the exons atggAGTCTGCAAATCGGCATCACCAACATCAGCTCCAAGACCAGCTGGTTGTGTCTTCTCCTTTATTGGCTGCTAACCCATCTTGTTATGCACCTGCACCTTCCAACCATGGTTGGACCCCTAACATCATTTT GAATACCGGTAGCTTCAACCCAAATTTTAATGGGATTCTCTTCAACCCAAGGGAATCAAGGCAGAAAAATGACAGTATACTCCATCCACTGAACAGTTCCGTGGTTCAAGACTTAGGCTTTCACTGGGCTAGTAATGCAGGGAGTTTCACCAGTCAGTCAGCCCACGACCTGCATCCAAAGATTAAGGAAGAGCTCTCAGAATCTTTCCCCAAATTCACTGAAATGATAAACAGCTCCTCAAGTGCTGTTGAAGATCTCCATTTACCTCCCACAAGCTACATAAAAAGTAAAGACTTGAATGATCTGAGTGAGAAGCTTTTGCTCAAGTCCTTTTCTTCTGGTTGTCAAATAAATGGGCTTCAACTTTCAGCTGGAGAATTTTACGCCAATGCTCAAAGCTGTAACACTGGTTTTGGAGGTGTAGCCATACCTAGCAGAGGGCATTTCAGCCAGATTTTTCCtaccataaatatttcaaacttgAGTCAACCTTCTTCCACAATTTCTAGCTCCTTGGACATGAACTTGCAGGCTTTGGATCTATTAACTTCTGCAAGATTTAGTGGGACTTTTAGCCAGCCCTCGCACAATAATCTTGGCCTATTCAAAGATAGTCTTTCTTTTGGTCTTGATCACTTGCAGCAATCAACTAACAGGCCATCAAATAGCTCTAGTAAA atATCACCCTTCACCAATGGAGTTGCAGAAGTAAAGAGACCCAGCAGTTTTTTGGAGCCAAAAGCAACTCAAGCAACACCCAAGAAATCGCGGTTGGAGTCACGCGCTTCATGCCCGCCCATTAAG GTTAGAAAAGAGAAATTAGGAGATAGAATTGCAGCTCTCCAGCAGCTGGTGGCACCATTTGGCAAG ACTGACACGGCATCTGTACTAATGGAGGCTATTGGATATATCAAATTCCTTCAAAACCAG ACACTAAGCGTTCCTTACATGAAGTCATCACGCAACAAGAGCAGTATAAGTATGCAAGGG GGTTCAGCGGACGGGGAGGGAAGCGAGGAGCCAAGGCGAGATCTCCGAAGCCGAGGGCTGTGTCTAGTGCCCTTGTCATGCATGTCCTACGTAACCACTGATTGCGGGGGTGGAGGCGTTTGGCCACCCCCAAGCTTCGGCGGAGGAACGTAA